A segment of the Cenarchaeum symbiosum A genome:
TGCCTTGGCCGACGGAATAGTCGACTACTTTGAGGACAGGGGCCTTGGGATAATCGGGCCCTCCAAGAAGGCGTCATGGCTTGAATCAAGCAAGATATACGCAAAAGAGTTCATGGCGCGAAACGGCATCCCGACTGCAGAGTTTGCCTCCTTCGACGAGCCCCGAAAGGCGCTAGTGTACGCGGGCTCGCTGTCGTATGACGTAGTGGTCAAGGCCGACGGGCTGGCAGAAGGCAAGGGCGTGGTAGTTTGTCATTCTAAACAGGATGCAGAATCAGCCATAGATGCGATGCTTGTCGATGGAAAATTCGGCGACGCTGGCAGAAAAATAATAGTGGAGAGGCGCCTCGACGGCATAGAGGCCTCGTACATTGCCCTCTGCGACGGGGACAGCGCCATTCCGATGGCCGCAAGCAGGGACCACAAGAGGGCCCATGACGGGGACAAGGGCCCCAACACCGGCGGGATGGGCGCGTACTCGCCTGTTCCGGAAATGGATGGGCCCATGTCAAAGAGGATACAAGATGAGATAATCAACAAGACCGTCTCATGCATGAAATCAGAAGGGACGCCCTTCCGGGGGTTTTTGTACGCGGGTATCATGATCGATAAAGGGCGGCCGTTCGTCCTGGAATACAACGTAAGAATGGGGGATCCCGAGTGCCAGCCGTTGATGATGCGCGCAGACTTTGACCTGTACGAGTATCTTTCTGCGGCTACAGGAGGTGGACTCTCCGGCCTGCCTGCCCCCAAGTGGAGCAGCCAGCATGCCGCATGCATAGTCATGGC
Coding sequences within it:
- a CDS encoding phosphoribosylamine-glycine ligase (COG0151), with the translated sequence MLVVGSGGREHALGWRLSQSPGVEEVFTAPGNGGAPGSVGIGFSDLNALADFADENGCFTVVGPEAALADGIVDYFEDRGLGIIGPSKKASWLESSKIYAKEFMARNGIPTAEFASFDEPRKALVYAGSLSYDVVVKADGLAEGKGVVVCHSKQDAESAIDAMLVDGKFGDAGRKIIVERRLDGIEASYIALCDGDSAIPMAASRDHKRAHDGDKGPNTGGMGAYSPVPEMDGPMSKRIQDEIINKTVSCMKSEGTPFRGFLYAGIMIDKGRPFVLEYNVRMGDPECQPLMMRADFDLYEYLSAATGGGLSGLPAPKWSSQHAACIVMASGGYPVRYDIGEEITGLGDVPEDVMVFHAGTQQDGEKVLTSGGRVLGVTALGDTLSGAVSRAYDSVSKISWPGAQYRTDIGVRP